In the genome of Hydractinia symbiolongicarpus strain clone_291-10 chromosome 5, HSymV2.1, whole genome shotgun sequence, one region contains:
- the LOC130645510 gene encoding DNA mismatch repair protein Msh3-like — translation MSEKKRKSIDQSQQTISKFFKPSEKKTRKKVPVIRVLEDNVLENNNNIETPTDEKTNGLALRVFNTIQNSIKKLQQFDVDSCTQNTEMKIPTRNYTNKPMLDSFPPLKTDNIEKIPETGRTKIVKSQKISYTPLEQQYVHIKEKHKDVLLFVECGYKYRFFGKDAEIASKELNIYCHMDHNFMTASIPVHRLNVHLSRLVEKGYKVGVVRQTETAALKAAGDNKSAPFTRRLTNVYTKATFVDRQDSDDQVNATTGHYIECFNECESEDGQKALIVLLVNPTTGDIVFDALQIDEMLSFRLDTINRVLNPCEVILKETPYDNSVQTFIQNYLRDCKLNRVEYVSCRIALSISDLDLRNVCNKKNEFECLLGCVNIMAEYLKQYELENILLSTKSYRRFAETCMKLDGSTVDNLELFCNNSDNGVKGSIMWLVDHTATIFGKRMLKRWLSEPLLDVSKIKLRLEAVSELKNNLDASCVRAIRKQLHWTLDLERGLTSIFYRKISPDKFIKILEHFENLRTTFLSYREEATKTFHSKLLLEIYKAIPEFISVERFLNELNKNVAGDKSKQNLFKNPSNYPAVLDCHRKIENIERDLNNHLKKSIRPSLKNWSVSYKTVSGMDYLIEVKSKDVACVPMDWIKVAATKQCTRYRTPFLDKKFKQLCQVREELVMASEVAWRDFLDQFLHVRSACRNAVDKVAYFDCLLSLAIVAKQPGYCMPIFEENSGIINIKNGRHPVIHQLLGEDKQYVANDTTISHDQKVMLISGPNMGGKSSYIKQVAVICILAQMGSYVPATSAVMDLVDGVFTRMGGSDDIARGKSTFMLELEEASRIMKQATSKSLVILDELGRGTSTHDGMAIAYASLQYFVQDVKPYTLFVTHYPLLTELEKLSNGYVRNYHMAFIDAKNDGDNEPKSCVDENVNNFVANRDDYIDSITFLYTLTKGAAKKSYGLNVARLAGIPRCVLQSASLKARELERQIETKSNGVSTFKSIMTKDITAFEVRETLLQLRKQLTSDVQIK, via the exons ATGTCTGAAAAGAAACGAAAATCAATTGACCAGTCCCAGCAAACAATATcgaaattttttaaaccatCTGAGAAAAAAACACGCAAAAAAGTG CCAGTCATCCGTGTCTTAGAAGACAATGTtttggaaaacaacaacaacattgaaACGCCTACCGATGAAAAAACAAACGGGTTGGCTCTGAGAGTATTCAACACAATACAAAACTCTATCAAGAAACTTCAACAGTTTGATGTCGACTCGTGTACGCAGAACACAGAAATGAAAATTCCAACACGAAATTATACCAACAAGCCTATGCTGGATTCATTTCCACCTTTAAAAACGgacaatattgaaaaaatacCGGAGACAGGGCGAACTAAAATTGTTAAATCGCAAAAGATTTCATACACCCCTCTCGAACAACAGTACGTCCACATTAAAGAAAAGCATAAAGATGTTTTATTGTTTGTTGAATGTGGGTACAAGTATCGATTTTTCGGTAAAGATGCTGAG atAGCATCAAAAGAATTAAACATCTACTGTCACATGGATCATAACTTTATGACTGCCAGTATTCCTGTGCACCGCCTCAATGTTCATCTAAGCAG GTTGGTGGAGAAAGGGTACAAAGTTGGAGTCGTGCGTCAGACGGAGACTGCTGCTTTGAAAGCTGCAGGTGATAACAAGAGCGCACCCTTCACAAGAAGATTGACAAATGTGTACACTAAAGCAACTTTTGTTGACAGGCAAG ATTCTGATGATCAAGTGAATGCAACAACCGGTCATTACATTGAGTGTTTCAACGAATGCGAAAGTGAAGACGGGCAAAAAGCACTGATTGTTCTTCTTGTTAACCCGACCACTGGCGacattgtttttgatgctttacAAATCGATGAAATGTTGTCGTTTAGACTCGATACGATAAACCGTGTCTTGAACCCGTGTGAAGTTATTTTAAAGGAAACGCCCTACGACAACTCTGTACAAACATTTATTCAAAACTATCTGAGGGATTGTAAATTAAATCGTGTCGAGTACGTATCATGCAGAATAGCTCTTAGCATATCGGACTTAGATTTGCGAAATGTATGTAATAAGAAGAATGAGTTCGAATGCTTGCTTGGTTGCGTAAACATAATGGCGGAATATTTAAAGCAGTAtgaacttgaaaacattttgcTGTCAACTAAATCTTATAGGAGGTTTGCTGAAACTTGCATGAAACTCGATGGTTCAACTGTTGACAATTTAGAGTTGTTTTGTAATAATTCTGATAATGGAGTCAAGGGTTCGATTATGTGGCTTGTTGATCACACTGCGACCATTTTCGGAAAACGGATGTTGAAAAGATGGTTAAGCGAGCCTTTGCTTGATGTTTCCAAAATAAAGCTTCGTCTAGAAGCAGTGAGTGAACTAAAAAACAACTTGGACGCGTCCTGTGTTCGCGCAATACGAAAACAGTTACATTGGACTTTGGACCTGGAAAGAGGTTTAACGTCAATTTTTTATCGAAAAATCAGCCCAGACAAATTCATTAAAATTCTTGAACATTTCGAAAATTTGCGCACTACGTTTTTAAGTTACAGGGAAGAAGCGACGAAAACATTTCATTCTAAGTTATTACTTGAAATTTACAAAGCTATCCCCGAATTTATTTCTGTGGAAAGGTTTTTAAATGAACTTAATAAGAACGTCGCCGGTGATAAGAGCAAACAGAACTTGTTTAAGAACCCAAGCAATTATCCCGCAGTGCTGGATTGCCAccgtaaaattgaaaacattgagAGAGATCTTAATAATCATTTAAAGAAAAGTATTCGTCCCTCTCTAAAAAACTGGAGTGTTTCATACAAGACAGTTTCCGGGATGGATTACTTGATCGAAGTCAAAAGCAAAGATGTTGCATGTGTTCCAATGGATTGGATAAAAGTCGCCGCTACGAAACAGTGCACAAGATATCGGACGccatttttagataaaaaatttaaacaacttTGCCAAGTGAGAGAAGAGTTAGTAATGGCTTCAGAGGTCGCATGGAGAGACTTTCTTGACCAATTTTTACATGTTCGTAGCGCATGTCGAAACGCTGTTGACAAAGTCGCCTATTTTGACTGCTTGCTGTCGTTAGCGATTGTTGCCAAGCAACCAGGATACTGTATGCCAATATTTGAAGAGAATTCTGGGattattaatattaaaaatggtagacatCCAGTAATTCACCAGTTGCTAGGGGAAGATAAACAATACGTTGCTAATGATACTACAATATCACATGATCAAAAAGTAATGCTAATATCCGGACCCAACATGGGTGGGAAGAGTTCGTATATCAAGCAAGTAGCTGTGATATGTATATTAGCACAGATGGGGAGTTACGTGCCAGCCACGTCTGCAGTCATGGATCTTGTAGACGGTGTCTTCACACGGATGGGTGGGAGCGATGATATCGCTAGAGGAAAGAGTACGTTCATGCTGGAATTAGAGGAAGCATCAAGAATAATGAAGCAGGCAACTTCGAAATCACTTGTCATTCTGGACGAGCTTGGAAGAG GTACAAGTACTCACGATGGTATGGCAATTGCCTATGCATCCTTGCAATATTTTGTTCAGGACGTGAAGCCATACACGTTGTTCGTAACACATTATCCCTTACTCACAGAGTTGGAGAAACTTTCAAATGGCTATGTTAGAAATTACCATATGGCGTTCATTGACGCAAAGAATGATGGAGATAATGAACCTAAATCTTGTGTGGATgaaaatgttaataattttgTGGCTAACAGAGACGATTACATAGACTCAATTACTTTTTTATACACTTTAACAAAGGGAGCGGCTAAAAAAAGTTACGGGTTAAACGTGGCTCGATTAGCTGGTATACCACGATGTGTTCTTCAGTCCGCTTCTTTGAAAGCACGAGAGTTGGAACGTCAAATTGAAACAAAATC AAACGGTGTATCCACATTTAAATCAATTATGACGAAAGATATAACTGCTTTCGAAGTTAGAGAGACTCTACTGCAATTAAGAAAACAGCTGACGTCAGATGTGCAAATAAAATAG